Proteins from one Candidatus Margulisiibacteriota bacterium genomic window:
- a CDS encoding zinc ribbon domain-containing protein translates to MVGYKVPCRYCHELISSDANVCPLCGKVNPAGSPRCPKCRNPLKKEWQKCEHCGLELQVSCPKCGQKTFFDDYCAACGARLTVVCPKCKTEQPPLGDNCAKCGKPLKGGK, encoded by the coding sequence ATGGTCGGTTATAAAGTCCCCTGCCGGTATTGCCACGAATTGATCTCGTCCGACGCCAACGTCTGCCCGTTATGCGGCAAAGTGAACCCGGCCGGTTCTCCCCGCTGTCCTAAATGCCGCAACCCGCTAAAAAAAGAGTGGCAGAAATGCGAGCACTGCGGTTTGGAACTGCAAGTGAGCTGCCCCAAGTGCGGGCAGAAGACTTTTTTCGACGATTACTGCGCGGCGTGCGGCGCCCGGCTGACGGTCGTCTGCCCGAAGTGCAAAACGGAACAGCCGCCGCTGGGCGACAACTGTGCCAAATGCGGGAAACCGCTCAAGGGGGGTAAATAA
- a CDS encoding TrkH family potassium uptake protein produces the protein MFHLRPPVIIALSFFLVILAGGILLSLPVSSAKGTPTDLLDACFTANSATCVTGLVTLDTGVHFSLFGLVVLMGLMQIGGLGYMTFSVFILLVFRQKLFISQKLMIQEALNIYSTQDVLRVLRKIFSIVFLIEGAGALVLFLRWLPEFGWKKGLLYGVFHSISAFNNAGFALPANFANLMPYVTDPVVNLTVTSLIIVGGIGFIVIADILQHKKLSLHSKVAITATLALLFVGTILIFALEQSNPKTLGPLNLQGKVLASYFQAVTPRTAGFNTIDFGKVVPATALFTMFLMFIGASPGGTGGGIKTTTFALILATIWATLKGFKNTTLFGRRVPAETIRRSFAVAFLALTVVALAIFVLNNTESFGVMEEAFEVFSAFGTVGLSMGITPYLSSAGKLIIMLVMFIGRVGPLTLMLALAMGQKEPRVELPKEGISIG, from the coding sequence ATGTTCCATTTGCGGCCGCCCGTTATTATCGCTTTAAGTTTTTTTCTGGTGATCCTGGCCGGCGGGATACTCTTGTCTCTGCCGGTCTCCTCGGCCAAGGGCACGCCGACCGATTTACTGGACGCCTGCTTTACCGCTAACTCCGCCACCTGCGTCACCGGGCTGGTAACGCTCGATACCGGCGTCCATTTTTCCCTTTTCGGGCTGGTCGTACTGATGGGGCTGATGCAGATCGGCGGGCTTGGTTACATGACCTTCTCCGTTTTCATTCTCCTGGTCTTCCGGCAAAAGCTCTTTATTTCCCAGAAGCTGATGATCCAGGAGGCGCTCAACATCTATTCGACCCAGGATGTTTTAAGGGTCCTGCGCAAGATCTTCAGTATCGTCTTTTTGATCGAAGGGGCCGGCGCGCTGGTCCTCTTTCTCCGCTGGCTTCCCGAGTTCGGCTGGAAAAAGGGGCTGCTCTACGGCGTGTTCCATTCCATCTCGGCGTTCAATAACGCCGGTTTCGCCCTGCCGGCCAATTTTGCCAACCTGATGCCGTACGTCACCGACCCGGTCGTCAACCTGACGGTCACTTCGCTGATCATCGTCGGCGGCATCGGTTTTATCGTCATCGCCGACATTCTGCAGCACAAGAAATTATCGCTCCACTCCAAGGTCGCGATCACCGCCACCCTCGCCCTGCTGTTCGTCGGCACGATCCTCATCTTCGCCCTGGAGCAGAGCAACCCCAAGACCCTGGGGCCGCTCAACCTCCAGGGCAAAGTCCTGGCCTCTTATTTCCAGGCGGTAACGCCGCGCACTGCCGGGTTTAACACGATCGATTTCGGCAAGGTCGTGCCGGCCACCGCGCTGTTCACCATGTTCCTGATGTTCATCGGCGCCAGCCCGGGCGGTACCGGCGGCGGCATCAAGACGACGACCTTCGCCCTGATCCTGGCGACGATCTGGGCGACGCTGAAGGGCTTTAAGAACACGACGCTGTTCGGCCGCCGGGTGCCGGCCGAAACGATCCGCCGTTCCTTTGCCGTCGCCTTTCTCGCCCTGACGGTCGTGGCGCTCGCCATCTTCGTCCTGAACAACACGGAGAGCTTCGGCGTGATGGAAGAAGCGTTCGAGGTCTTTTCCGCCTTCGGCACCGTCGGCCTTTCAATGGGGATCACCCCCTACTTGAGTTCCGCCGGGAAACTGATCATAATGCTGGTGATGTTCATCGGCCGGGTTGGCCCGCTTACCCTGATGCTCGCCCTGGCCATGGGCCAAAAAGAACCGAGAGTCGAGTTACCAAAGGAGGGAATTTCGATCGGATGA
- a CDS encoding APC family permease, giving the protein MASLLKKRVSLFGSITGRLKRLFIGEARNPLDRSVFQHLSLIAFFAWVGLGADGLSSSCYGPSEAFITLGKHHFLGLLVALATAVTIFVIAESYSQIVELFPTGGGGYIVASHLLTPVVGMFSGCALLIDYVLTITLSIASGADALFSLLPPDWLIWKVPFALAALVILIVLNLRGVKESVMVLMPIFMLFVLTHAFVIIFALVTHLFNLPEVARATAVDVRSSTAELGFLGMVFLLLRAYSMGAGTYTGIEAVSNGLPILKEPKVQTAKKTMKYMVISLASVVLGLMFAYALYQVAPVEGKTINAVLFERVAGNWGIFGLTFILVTLVSEAAILFVAAQAGFIDGPRVLANMAADRWVPKRFALLSDRLVSMNGILIMGIGALILMVATGGSVGYLVVLYSINVFITFCLSQVGMVKHWWEVRRTVKDWRTKLAINGIGLLLTGFILVSVVVVKFFEGGWITLLITGTLAALMVLIKQNYEQVDEQIKKLDEIVDEVEASQPVRDIPEVAKKEVNRQDRTAIVLVKDFNGAGLKTIFHIFPSFLTPFRNFVFVQVGLIDSAAFKGTEELDRVQRKVSGELQRYVELMRRHGYHAEAHALYGIDTVEEIEKFVPELLARYPNATFFGGQIIFPKTAIVANILHNHTLFALQRRLYEMKLHLYVLPVELTPVVYSGIISPS; this is encoded by the coding sequence ATGGCCAGTTTGCTGAAAAAGCGGGTGTCTTTATTTGGTTCGATCACCGGTCGGTTGAAACGGCTCTTTATCGGTGAAGCGCGCAACCCGCTTGACCGCTCGGTTTTTCAACACCTTTCCCTGATCGCTTTTTTTGCCTGGGTCGGTCTCGGGGCCGACGGTTTGTCTTCTTCCTGCTACGGACCGTCGGAAGCTTTTATCACGCTCGGTAAACACCATTTTCTCGGTCTGCTGGTCGCCCTGGCGACCGCGGTCACGATTTTTGTCATTGCCGAAAGCTATTCCCAGATCGTCGAACTGTTCCCGACCGGCGGCGGCGGTTATATCGTCGCCAGCCATTTGCTTACGCCGGTGGTCGGCATGTTCTCCGGCTGCGCTTTGTTGATCGACTATGTTCTGACGATCACCCTCTCGATCGCCAGCGGCGCCGACGCGTTGTTCAGCCTGCTGCCGCCCGATTGGCTGATCTGGAAGGTCCCTTTTGCCCTGGCGGCTTTGGTCATCCTGATCGTCCTTAACCTGCGCGGGGTCAAGGAGTCGGTAATGGTGCTGATGCCGATCTTCATGCTCTTTGTCCTGACGCACGCGTTCGTTATTATCTTCGCCCTGGTCACCCATTTGTTCAATCTGCCGGAAGTCGCCCGGGCGACGGCGGTCGATGTCCGCAGCTCTACCGCTGAACTCGGTTTTCTCGGGATGGTCTTTTTGCTGCTGCGCGCCTACAGCATGGGGGCGGGGACTTACACCGGGATCGAAGCGGTCAGCAACGGTTTACCGATCCTGAAAGAGCCGAAGGTCCAGACGGCCAAAAAGACGATGAAGTATATGGTGATCTCGCTGGCGTCGGTCGTGCTCGGTTTGATGTTCGCCTACGCGCTTTACCAGGTTGCACCGGTGGAGGGTAAAACGATCAACGCGGTCCTGTTCGAACGGGTCGCCGGCAATTGGGGGATATTCGGCCTGACCTTTATTTTAGTCACCCTGGTGTCGGAGGCGGCGATCCTTTTTGTCGCCGCCCAGGCAGGCTTTATAGACGGCCCCCGGGTGCTGGCCAATATGGCGGCCGACCGCTGGGTGCCGAAACGTTTCGCTTTATTGTCCGACCGGTTGGTTTCGATGAACGGGATATTGATCATGGGGATCGGGGCGTTGATCCTGATGGTCGCGACCGGCGGGTCGGTCGGTTACCTGGTCGTGCTTTACAGCATTAACGTTTTTATCACTTTTTGCCTTTCCCAGGTGGGGATGGTCAAGCATTGGTGGGAAGTCCGCCGCACGGTCAAGGACTGGCGGACCAAACTGGCGATCAACGGGATCGGCCTGCTGTTGACCGGCTTTATCCTGGTCTCGGTGGTCGTGGTCAAGTTCTTTGAGGGGGGCTGGATCACCCTGCTGATCACCGGTACCCTGGCGGCGCTGATGGTCCTGATCAAACAGAACTACGAGCAAGTCGACGAACAGATCAAGAAACTCGACGAGATCGTCGACGAGGTCGAGGCCAGTCAGCCGGTCCGGGATATCCCCGAGGTCGCGAAGAAAGAGGTGAACCGGCAGGACCGGACAGCGATCGTTTTGGTCAAGGATTTTAACGGCGCGGGGCTGAAGACGATCTTCCATATTTTTCCGTCGTTCCTGACGCCGTTCCGTAATTTTGTTTTTGTCCAGGTCGGGCTGATCGATTCGGCCGCGTTCAAGGGGACGGAAGAGCTGGACCGGGTCCAGCGCAAGGTCTCCGGCGAGCTGCAGCGCTACGTTGAATTAATGAGAAGGCACGGCTACCACGCGGAAGCGCACGCCCTTTACGGGATCGACACGGTCGAAGAGATCGAAAAGTTCGTGCCCGAACTGCTAGCGCGTTATCCCAACGCGACTTTTTTCGGCGGGCAGATAATTTTCCCCAAAACGGCGATCGTCGCGAACATTTTGCACAACCACACGCTTTTTGCCCTGCAGCGGCGCCTGTACGAAATGAAACTCCACCTTTATGTCCTGCCGGTCGAGCTTACACCGGTGGTTTATTCTGGTATAATTAGCCCATCATGA
- a CDS encoding AI-2E family transporter, with the protein MSKEAQRLESYRRTVAVVVSVVVILLSFLIVRPFLVAILSAAALAYIFYPLYLNILRYLPKKIRAKELGSVLTCLFIVTLVLIPTIFITVVLTAEMKSGYLFLQNFLTDQQPLNNLPPALSQWSAYLPQFKEVATDLAGQLIGVVQGVLKSVPGVILNIFITVFSMYYFLKHGKDLYKFFSELVPLPEGRYKQILLRFDDLSRGMIMGQIVVGLVQGTLAWLGFWALGVPNPVLLGFLTAIISIIPLLGAAVVWMPVALYLVFVGMMSGAYWPAIALFIYGTFVISLIDNFLKPKIVGDRAKIHPLVILFGILGGIQLFGIPGILIGPLILTIFDVVIEIYKETL; encoded by the coding sequence ATGAGCAAGGAAGCCCAGCGCCTCGAGTCGTACCGCCGGACCGTCGCCGTCGTCGTTTCCGTGGTCGTCATCCTGCTGTCATTTTTGATCGTTCGGCCGTTCCTGGTGGCGATCCTCTCGGCCGCCGCGCTCGCTTACATCTTTTACCCGCTTTACCTGAACATCCTCCGCTACCTGCCGAAAAAGATCCGGGCCAAGGAGCTTGGTTCGGTCCTGACCTGCCTTTTTATCGTTACTTTAGTGCTGATCCCGACCATTTTTATCACCGTGGTGCTGACCGCGGAGATGAAAAGCGGTTATTTATTCCTGCAAAACTTCTTAACCGACCAGCAGCCGCTGAACAACTTGCCGCCGGCGCTCAGCCAGTGGTCGGCCTATCTGCCGCAGTTCAAAGAGGTGGCGACCGATCTGGCGGGCCAGCTGATCGGCGTGGTCCAGGGAGTACTGAAAAGCGTTCCCGGGGTCATTCTCAATATCTTTATCACCGTCTTTTCGATGTATTATTTTCTTAAGCACGGTAAAGACCTTTACAAGTTCTTTTCCGAGCTGGTGCCGCTGCCGGAAGGCCGGTACAAGCAGATATTGCTCCGTTTCGACGATCTGAGCCGGGGGATGATCATGGGGCAGATCGTCGTCGGCTTGGTGCAGGGGACGCTGGCCTGGCTCGGTTTCTGGGCACTGGGAGTCCCCAACCCGGTCCTGCTCGGGTTCCTGACCGCGATCATCTCCATTATCCCGCTGCTCGGCGCGGCCGTCGTTTGGATGCCGGTGGCGCTTTACCTGGTCTTTGTCGGGATGATGTCCGGCGCCTACTGGCCGGCGATCGCGCTTTTTATCTACGGCACGTTCGTCATCAGCCTGATCGATAATTTCCTCAAACCGAAGATCGTCGGCGACCGGGCCAAGATCCACCCGCTGGTCATCCTGTTCGGGATCCTGGGCGGCATCCAGCTGTTCGGTATCCCCGGCATTCTGATCGGCCCGCTCATCCTGACGATCTTCGACGTCGTCATCGAGATCTACAAGGAGACCCTTTAA
- a CDS encoding DUF475 domain-containing protein gives MNLFSALLVIAGLCLFEIISSIDNAIINAEVLTTMGQKARRWFLIWGILIAVFVIRGFLPWLIVWSVNPALGPLGALTASFSSDPAVVAAVESSAPILLAGGGIFLIFLFLHWLFLEDKNFGLPKTEKFFLRQGVWFYAVVSLMLTLVSWFALQRDAMMAFGAIVGSTAFFITHGFKQNAEENEKKLLGSNYSDISKIFYLEIIDATFSIDGVLGAFAFTLSIPLILIGNGLGAIVVRQLTITGISQIRKYLYLKNGAMYSIVALGIIMLLRAFGFQLPEWLSPVITFGIIGFFYSKSRQHLASVSA, from the coding sequence ATGAACCTTTTTTCAGCCTTGTTAGTGATCGCCGGGCTTTGCCTGTTCGAGATCATCTCGAGCATTGATAACGCCATTATCAATGCCGAAGTCCTGACCACGATGGGGCAAAAAGCGCGGCGCTGGTTCCTGATTTGGGGCATTCTGATAGCGGTCTTTGTGATCCGCGGTTTCCTCCCCTGGTTAATTGTCTGGTCGGTCAATCCCGCGCTCGGCCCGCTTGGCGCGCTGACCGCCTCTTTTTCCAGCGACCCGGCGGTCGTGGCGGCGGTTGAAAGTTCCGCTCCGATCCTCCTGGCCGGCGGCGGGATATTTCTGATCTTTCTCTTTCTCCATTGGCTTTTTCTGGAGGACAAGAACTTCGGCCTGCCGAAGACGGAAAAATTCTTTCTCCGTCAGGGGGTCTGGTTTTACGCCGTCGTTTCCCTCATGCTGACGCTGGTTTCCTGGTTCGCGCTGCAGCGCGACGCGATGATGGCGTTCGGGGCGATCGTCGGCTCGACCGCTTTCTTTATCACCCACGGCTTCAAGCAAAACGCCGAGGAGAACGAAAAAAAGCTGCTCGGCAGCAACTACTCTGATATCAGCAAGATTTTTTACCTGGAGATAATTGACGCCACCTTTTCGATCGACGGGGTACTGGGGGCGTTCGCCTTTACGCTGTCGATCCCGCTGATCCTGATCGGTAACGGCCTGGGCGCCATAGTCGTCCGCCAGCTAACGATCACCGGCATCAGCCAGATCAGGAAGTATCTCTATCTGAAGAACGGGGCGATGTACTCGATCGTGGCGCTGGGGATAATCATGTTATTACGCGCCTTTGGCTTTCAGCTGCCGGAATGGCTCTCCCCGGTCATTACCTTCGGGATAATTGGCTTCTTCTACTCCAAGTCGCGGCAGCACCTGGCCAGCGTTTCCGCCTGA
- a CDS encoding choloylglycine hydrolase family protein, translating into MNKSRSVFVLLPLIVCLLAPLAAACSDFRVKAQDGTIVVGRSMEFPVDLKSEVCVVPRGAGQYGFLAINAFGIKDAYVEGFNEKGLSLDGLMYAGAEYEPAVAGRSLPVDSFGPWLLGSFATVDEVKAALTTVSITAPRNKKLKDLGMHIAVHDASGRSLVIEFIGGKRQVYDNPLGVMTNRPGFDWQLSNLRNYVNLNARDVAAKTLNGVKIEATGVGSGLHGLPGDWTPPSRFVRLAFALDAALPPKNAAGAVNLAEHLLNIVDIPKGAVKEPTEVPDVFLYGFAQWVVIKDLTNRVLYFKTYDNTAWKTVDLKKFNLAAGAPRQSFAIAVK; encoded by the coding sequence ATGAACAAATCAAGATCGGTCTTCGTGCTCCTGCCCCTGATCGTCTGTTTGCTTGCTCCGCTTGCCGCCGCCTGCAGCGATTTCCGGGTCAAAGCCCAGGACGGCACGATCGTGGTCGGTCGTTCAATGGAATTCCCGGTCGATCTTAAATCCGAGGTCTGCGTCGTCCCGCGCGGCGCCGGGCAATACGGTTTCCTGGCGATCAACGCGTTCGGCATCAAGGACGCTTACGTGGAAGGCTTCAACGAAAAAGGGCTGTCGCTCGACGGGCTGATGTACGCCGGCGCGGAATATGAGCCGGCAGTCGCCGGCCGCTCCCTGCCGGTCGACTCTTTCGGCCCCTGGCTGCTCGGCAGCTTTGCCACCGTCGACGAAGTGAAAGCGGCGCTGACGACGGTCAGCATTACCGCCCCCCGCAACAAAAAGCTCAAGGACCTGGGGATGCACATCGCCGTGCACGACGCGTCCGGCCGCAGCCTGGTGATCGAGTTCATCGGCGGGAAAAGGCAGGTCTATGACAATCCGCTCGGGGTGATGACCAACCGCCCCGGTTTCGACTGGCAGCTGAGCAACCTGCGTAATTACGTCAACCTGAACGCCCGCGACGTCGCGGCGAAAACGCTCAACGGCGTCAAGATCGAAGCGACCGGCGTCGGCAGCGGTTTGCACGGGTTGCCGGGCGACTGGACGCCGCCCTCCCGCTTCGTCCGCCTGGCCTTCGCCCTGGACGCCGCCCTCCCGCCGAAAAACGCGGCCGGGGCCGTCAACCTGGCCGAACACCTGCTTAACATCGTCGATATCCCGAAAGGGGCGGTCAAGGAACCGACCGAAGTGCCCGACGTCTTTTTATACGGCTTCGCCCAGTGGGTAGTGATTAAAGACCTGACCAATCGGGTCCTTTACTTCAAGACCTACGATAATACCGCCTGGAAAACGGTCGACCTGAAGAAATTCAACCTGGCCGCCGGCGCACCGCGCCAGTCCTTCGCCATAGCGGTTAAATGA
- a CDS encoding TrkA family potassium uptake protein has translation MKKQFAVLGIGRFGSKIARELYYKKQEIIAIDKDEAVIEGIKDQVTHAFVGDITDEAALKEAGVCDCDVVIIAESTNMESNIVAAQICKSMGIPTVICKAQNTVHGKILQKIGVDQVVFPEQDTAIKLVNKLTSQGVLDYFDVGENIAIIGTKPQASWVGRKLADLDLRNKFNVTILAVRRGNENMVIPAWSTIIEANDTLVLIGREETLKELNLDITHKT, from the coding sequence ATGAAAAAGCAATTCGCGGTATTAGGGATCGGCCGGTTCGGGAGCAAGATCGCGCGGGAATTGTATTACAAGAAGCAGGAGATCATCGCCATCGATAAGGACGAAGCGGTGATCGAGGGGATCAAGGACCAGGTGACCCACGCGTTCGTCGGCGACATCACCGACGAGGCGGCGCTGAAGGAGGCCGGCGTCTGCGATTGCGACGTCGTGATCATCGCCGAGTCGACCAACATGGAGAGCAACATCGTCGCCGCCCAGATCTGCAAGAGCATGGGCATCCCCACCGTCATCTGCAAGGCCCAGAACACCGTCCACGGCAAGATCCTGCAGAAGATCGGGGTGGACCAGGTGGTTTTCCCGGAGCAGGATACCGCCATCAAGCTGGTCAACAAGCTGACCAGCCAGGGCGTGCTCGATTATTTCGACGTCGGGGAGAACATCGCCATCATCGGGACCAAGCCGCAGGCCAGCTGGGTCGGGCGGAAGCTGGCCGATCTTGACCTGCGCAACAAGTTCAACGTCACGATCCTGGCGGTCCGCCGGGGGAACGAGAACATGGTGATCCCGGCCTGGAGCACGATCATTGAGGCGAACGACACCCTGGTCCTGATCGGCCGGGAAGAGACGCTAAAAGAGCTGAACCTCGATATCACTCACAAGACTTAG
- a CDS encoding zinc ribbon domain-containing protein → MALQSFTDNMQDNSTEAGFQFTFYCDLCREGYKTKFVECKATKKAGFLKGLAAGVSMAASMMGKYNVGYNLERGADLLTQRFSGMSPEWQKEHDAAFELAQNEAKEHFHRCPKCKKWVCPTDWNEQEGLCVDDAPRQAIEVAAAKAKKMVKDIEAQAENTTVFKGEIKSKQTLCPKCGKPAGEGKFCANCGSPLGLVKCAKCGAESPAGTRFCGECGTKI, encoded by the coding sequence ATGGCGCTCCAATCCTTTACCGATAACATGCAGGACAACTCGACCGAGGCCGGTTTTCAATTCACTTTTTATTGCGACCTCTGCCGGGAAGGGTACAAGACCAAGTTCGTGGAATGCAAGGCGACCAAGAAGGCCGGTTTCCTGAAAGGGCTGGCGGCCGGCGTCTCCATGGCGGCTTCGATGATGGGGAAATATAACGTCGGTTATAACCTGGAACGGGGAGCGGACTTGCTGACGCAGCGCTTCAGCGGGATGTCGCCCGAATGGCAAAAGGAACACGACGCGGCGTTCGAGTTAGCCCAGAACGAGGCAAAAGAGCATTTCCACCGCTGCCCCAAATGCAAAAAGTGGGTTTGCCCGACCGACTGGAACGAGCAAGAAGGCCTCTGCGTCGATGACGCGCCCCGTCAGGCGATCGAGGTCGCCGCGGCCAAAGCGAAAAAAATGGTCAAGGATATCGAAGCGCAGGCGGAAAATACCACGGTCTTCAAAGGGGAGATCAAAAGCAAGCAGACCCTCTGCCCCAAATGCGGTAAACCGGCAGGCGAGGGGAAGTTTTGCGCGAACTGCGGCTCGCCCCTGGGGCTGGTCAAATGCGCCAAGTGCGGCGCGGAAAGCCCGGCCGGGACCCGGTTCTGCGGCGAGTGCGGGACGAAGATCTAA
- a CDS encoding MBL fold metallo-hydrolase has protein sequence MKVQRLKAGPIRTNCYVVADEASKQALVIDCGGEPEKILALLAKNGLKLTLIVATHGHWDHLEGIRLLKEKTGARFLMHQADLFGLKTTDAPQPDGLLQDGDKVECGTLNFAVMHTPGHSPGGISLYNEREKVLFSGDTLFLGTCGRVDLPYSDEAAMVDSLKRLLKLPPETAVYPGHGNPTTIAAEQNIML, from the coding sequence GTGAAGGTCCAGCGGCTCAAGGCCGGTCCGATCCGGACCAACTGCTATGTCGTGGCAGACGAAGCGAGCAAGCAGGCGTTGGTCATCGATTGCGGCGGGGAACCGGAAAAGATCCTCGCCCTGCTCGCCAAGAACGGGCTGAAATTAACGCTGATCGTCGCCACGCACGGCCATTGGGACCATCTGGAGGGGATCCGCTTGCTCAAGGAGAAGACCGGCGCCCGCTTCCTGATGCACCAGGCCGACCTATTCGGCTTAAAAACGACCGACGCCCCCCAGCCCGACGGCTTGCTCCAGGACGGGGATAAGGTGGAATGCGGAACGCTGAATTTTGCGGTTATGCACACGCCGGGCCATTCGCCCGGCGGCATCTCGCTTTACAATGAACGGGAAAAAGTCCTGTTTAGCGGCGACACGCTCTTCCTCGGGACATGCGGCCGGGTCGATCTCCCCTATTCCGACGAAGCGGCCATGGTCGATTCGCTCAAGCGTTTGCTCAAGCTCCCGCCCGAGACCGCCGTCTACCCCGGCCACGGCAACCCGACTACTATCGCCGCTGAACAAAACATTATGCTATAA
- a CDS encoding HAD-IA family hydrolase, which yields MIPVDLLLFDFDGTLADSLPAAVAAIQAMLEELKYPPKTAAEINSYIGFGEVALVAGAIGSDDPAKLRQARDRYYHQVRARVPEIRLYPHVRETLKYFKDKIKIVLSNKRDEFIHLILEEQGVRPYFTQILGGDSSTCLKPDPCTINELVKKERISKEKTLLVGDMTVDVETGKNAGIRTCAVTYGFDSREKLAAQKPDFLIDDFGKLRELVG from the coding sequence ATGATACCGGTCGACCTGCTCCTCTTTGACTTTGACGGCACGCTGGCGGACTCGCTGCCGGCGGCGGTCGCCGCGATCCAGGCGATGCTGGAGGAACTTAAGTACCCGCCCAAAACCGCCGCGGAGATCAACAGCTACATCGGCTTTGGCGAAGTAGCCCTGGTCGCCGGCGCGATCGGGAGCGACGACCCGGCTAAGCTCCGGCAGGCGCGCGACCGTTATTACCATCAGGTCCGGGCCAGGGTCCCGGAGATCCGGCTTTACCCCCACGTCCGGGAAACTCTTAAATACTTCAAGGACAAGATCAAGATCGTCCTCTCCAACAAGCGGGACGAATTCATCCACCTGATCCTGGAGGAACAGGGGGTACGCCCCTACTTCACGCAGATCCTGGGCGGCGATTCCTCGACCTGCCTTAAGCCCGACCCTTGCACGATCAACGAACTCGTAAAAAAGGAGCGGATCAGCAAAGAAAAAACGCTCCTCGTCGGCGACATGACCGTGGACGTCGAGACCGGCAAGAACGCCGGAATCCGCACCTGCGCCGTCACCTACGGGTTCGACAGCCGCGAAAAGTTGGCCGCCCAAAAGCCGGACTTCCTGATCGACGATTTCGGCAAGCTCCGGGAGCTGGTCGGGTGA